The genome window CTACACTACTGTTTGCTGTTCAACAATGCTCCATTTGATGGATTATAGTCCATTTCACGTAAAAATATCAGTGCCAATTTCTGTGAAATAGACTGCAGAAAGTAACATTCTACCCAAAGCCATTTGACAGACCACAGGTAGTGTCGTTACTCCAGCAAACTCTCCAACCAAAGTGTACACTGCGTAGTTGATCTGAGACCTCTTCCTCCATTCCAGTGCTTGAGTGAGGACTATCAGACATTAGTCGACGTGCTCGAACCTTTGGTTAGTGTGAAGGCGAAGGAAGAGGTCGCCACATCACTGGTCCACGTCTTTCAGAGGTTAAACAAGGTCAAGGACCTCTTGACCAACATTGTGATGGTAGAGATTGATAGGCTAGGTAAGGAGACCATCTTTCTACAAGGCTAACTATTCGCTTATCGTTCAAGAATTTGGGTtattttaaaagaaaattaGAAACAAGTGacacaaatggtaccatcagtaCTCACTGAgatctttcaaatgaatggtcatgtctttgacaaaaacctcactaatatgcaattattcttttcagaaaatgaacACATGACATTTAGAGGCAATAGTATAGCTACGAAATCCATAGAAGCATTTATGAAACTTGTTGGGGAAAAGGTAAGAATAACTTTTCAAGTCTTGGATGAAGGTAACAGTGGGGCCATCTGATATCCATATGAGAAACTGATCGGATCAAAGTGTCTGTGCCGATAAACCATTAGTTGCGGAAATGGTCGTAATAAAGAATATTCTATGTCAACTCTTCAAATTTATCAACACACATCTTCATGAATCCCATCTCTTTTTTCAGTACCTTCAAGACACATTAAGTGAGTTTGTCAAGACGATCATCGACGCCCCTGACGACTGTGAGGTCGACCCTACTAGGCTAGCCAACCCTCAGTCCCTGCAGCGGAACCAGACCAACCTCGTCATGTACTGCGAGATGGCCTGGTGCAAGATCATCAACAGCTTTTGTTATTTTCCGAAGTAAGTTTGAATTAAGTTCCTCATCTTCTAATCTCAAGCGTTCCAATGCATGAATAGTCATGTCAATTGGTTTCCTGCAACCAATGTCAGTTCACCACTTAGCCAGTGATGTAGACACTGGTCCCCAAgatcattgttttgatagttgtTCCGTCTTTTTCAGGGAACTCAAAGAAGTGTTTGCCAGCTTCCGTGAATGTTGCGTTGAGCGTAATCGTGAAGAGACATGTGATAACCTGATCAGTGCCTCCATCTTCTTACGTTTTCTCTGTCCGGCCATCTTGTCACCCAGTCTCTTCGGACTCAGTCAAGGTGAGTGGCTTTCTGGTTTGAATGCTTGTTTTAGACACGAATTGTTTGGGCTGTCGAAGTGGTTCAGTGcaacatcagcacctgtcatCTCTGAGGTCTCGGGTTTGATTCCTGGTACACTCATGACATAGAGAGGGCAACTGCAACACGCTTTCTCACTCATTGATGTCGGTTTCTTTTTCACTTGCAGAGTACCCCAATGAGAAGGCAGCCAGGAACCTGACCCTCATCGCCAAGACCATACAGAATCTCGCCAACTTCACCAAGTTTGGTGGTAAGGAGGAGTTTATGACGTTCATGAATGACTTCGTGGAACAAGAATGGGGAACAATGAAGAGCTTCCTCAGAAAAATATCGGTATGTTGTTCTAAGTATTCTGTAAAATGACATCAGTATTTCGCCTCCATCAGTGGCCCATTGCAGAATACTGTTCCTCTCAGACTGACTTTTTGCCCCTTGCCGCTTCTCACTTTTGTAAGAATATTGTTGGTAGTGGAGCTTGATCCATTTAGGTCAGAAACTTTGTTAGATAAGTTAGTTGCTCTCTTCAGTAAAAGGAGACAGATTATCAATAAGATTGTGTGGCAATGTCTAAAGTCTCCATTCTTTCTCATCAGACACGGGAAGAAACTACCAACCTCCTGGAGTTTGACGGCTATGTGGATCTCGGCCGAGAGCTCTCCATCCTCCATTCACTTCTCATCGAGACTCTGGATAAGGTATTCACGCTTCAGGTATTGTTGTGGCCTCAGGTGGCAGTcttcatgtttttcttttcattacTTTGATTTATCCTCGACAACTCTTTGGATATTGATAGACGATACCCAAGTTCATGATCTGTGCACATCCAGCTGTTCTTTATATGCAGTACCTCCCTTGTGGCTGGTCGTATTGTCTCAAGATGCCTCAAGTCAGAGAAAATCTGGGTGTACTAGTAGGTCAAACTGAAATGAGGTATTTTCTATCCAAAGAGTTTGAGGATTCACCTTCTGTTTAGTTATATTCTATTAAGTTGCTTCAAGTTGCGATGGTGTGTTAAACCAGGGGTGCTGCCGGATGAACATACAGAAGAGTCAAACAAAAGAATTGCAAAATGTTAATCTTGTGATTATTTCACCAAGATATTTCTGTTATGGCTCTCCATAGAGCGTACCTGCAGCACCCCTGTTAGATATTGTTTGATATTGTTCATTCTTGAAATAATGTTTGTTTCTTTGTTTCTGTTGGGCACCAATGCACCATTTCATCACGCCCCCTATTGGTTCCTCTCGTTCCAAATCTGTAATGCATGATAAAGAAAGTTACATAACTGTCAACTCTTCTTAAAATTACTGGATTATAAGCTACAGATACTACAAGAAAGATTTGGGAAAGTACTCTCCGGAGTACATTCGTAGCTATAAGAAACTGGCAGGCGTTGCTTGGAAACTGTCAGATGTTGCTTAGAAACAGTCAGCCATTGCTTAGAAACTATCAGGCGTTGCTTAGAAACTATCAGACTTTGCATGTGTTGCCTGAAGCTGTCAGTTGGTATTTGGCTATCTGGCTGAATGGTATTGCCTGAAAATCAGTTTGTATATGCCACAAGATCAGTGACACGTATGGTATGTAGCATGTCTTTGAGCAACAGCCCAAGCCTCaaagacaaaatatgtacaacatATTTAATGTTTCTCCTTTTCTATCCAGCCGGGCGAGGCCAGATTAACACGGCTCACCACAACGCTTGCCAGAGTAACCGATGCCCTTGATAATCCATCGCAAACTCTCAAGAGGAAACCGTCATCGGGCGGCGCCGCAAACTATGATAACTTGAGTTTATACAGCAGCTCGTCATCAACGAAAGAGAACGATACGCCAAAATTGAACATGCGGGATTATAACGATGCAGACTTGTCACGTGTGAACGACAAATCTGTGATGCAGAACTTAGCGCGGGCGCACCGGAGTTACAGTTTGACTGGTGGGTCCCGCTCAGGCGTCGCCCATGACTTGAACACTGCCGACGATTATGTACTCTTTGGTGCTTTGGAGGAGAATCCCAACTTGAGTCCGAGTACTTCGAATCGAGCTGAGATAAAAGACTTGAAAGCTAACGAGCATAAACTGAACCAGTCATGGAATCAGATGCTTAAAGCTGCGGAGGTTGTCAATGGCGATGTGATGGACTTGATCGCATTTGTTGATGAGGGGCATGGAGAGGGACCAAATACATCCCTTGATCAGGATAATGGGAGCCAAATCTCAATTAGCCAGGTTTCTAACGTGGCGAGTTCAGGGTATCAGTCATTCGGTTACAGCCAGTCGAGCTCACCGGTAGACCCGTCGGTATTGCATTCGGACCAGCTTACAAACTCTAATACCAACTCCAACAGATCTCCTGTGACGCAACAACGGACTCAACCCCTCTCGTTTTCAAATCCTGTTTACCGGTTAAACGCAGGTTTGGCGAAACTGCCGAAACCGTCAAAAGCTTCACGGTCAAGTTCAGTGAGTTCAGAAGACGATGGAATACTTCTGACACGGATGCCTACGCCGCCAAAAAATGTCTCTTCGAAACCGCCAACGGATTTAGCAGTGCCAAGAATGAATACCATAAACTCTGCAAGTGAGGAGTGCTTAACGATGCCACCTAGTGGACTACAGCGACATCATCGGTCGGCATCTTTAACGTCGGCACCAGGGTTTTATCGTAGTGTTTCTAATTCCACTTCGCCCCTGTCACCTAACCACCCGATGGCTAACCAGGAGGGTTTTTGGTACAAGGAGGGGAACCTCCAGACAAATAACCTTTCACAAAGCGTGGACTTAACATCGTACAATCACCacaaccaacaacaacaacggcgGCCAATGCGGCGGACGTCGACGGACACTGTGATCTCACAATCGCAATATCAGTACCCGGACGGGCGGGGGGCTACGAGTCCCCCAGAAAGCCCCAGATACGGTAGTCTGACCTACAGCCAAAGACGTGCATCACTGCCACAGAATAACGTGCGGATGGGTGTACGTATTGTTCAGCGTAAACTGCATGAACAGGAGAAAACAAAAGAACAGGTAATGGAGGAATCATGGGTAATTGGACTTTTTAACGTTGTTTATGAAGACTcaggaaaatatttcaaatgttcACGGCTCAGTTGGTCAATCAGTGTAAGAGGCAAATGCCTGCATTAGCTCAAGTATCGAGCTTTATCTCCTGTCAGTTCCTCTTAAAATAGTAGTCTCAGGACTTATTGCCAGCAGCGTAACTGTGAACACTGATTGAACAACTGGGTCCAGGCTGTGAGTGAATCTGTAGGAAAAATTTGAACTATTAGTGTAGAAAGCTGAAAGTTAAACCAAACAATTGGCGAACAACCAACTTCTTTTGAAAGTTTTCCCGAGTCTTTTGTTCTGTTTAGTTTGCTTTGAATTCCTTTGCTTGTTATATTTTGTGGTGTTTGGGGTGATTTGACATTAGTGCTAGTAGCTTCGTGAGTAGAGCATTAGGTTTGCCCCCCTGGGGTCATCTAGCATGGACTGGGTGTGGGTCCGtctattcattttgaaaagtcaGAAAGGGCCAAGGGACCTGAACTAACGGGGTGGGTGTCTTGTGTAGGTTTGGACTTTgtatgacttttcaaaatttgttGACATAAGTTAGCTCAATGATAAGAATATCTCTTGGGTCCAAATTTGGTAAATGTTCCCTAACCTGCATGGCTATGGAGATAAGGGGCCATGCTGCATGAAATCCAGttagaaaaaaatgaattttttcTCATGGCTTGGTGGTGCATATGTTAACTCTTATTCTCACCAAAGGAGACTTCAGGGTTCAGTTTCTGCCCATAGAGGGGGTTGGTTGAATGAGAAGCTTTTCCTGCTCTGACTTTGTTTTCATTCGCTATACGAAGGTATCCATGGTGGCTTGTGTGCatatgtttcttaaccaatcaGAATGTTGTTTTCCAGTACGAATCAGAGTTAAACGCCTTGTCCAAGATGTTGGCAGAAACACAACATAAACTGCAGGATGCCGAATGCCGATTAACCCAACAAGATAGCTCAAAAACAGACTTAATGCGTGAATGGCAACAACGTCTGGTAGAAACGGAATCAGCCGTGAAACGGCAACAAATGGAAAAGGAAGAGCAGTCGAAACATTTAATACAAAGGTATAGCGGTCGTTCTGAATCCCACCTACAGGAGACCCAACtacgtcaacaacaacaacaacagcagctaCAACGACCGTACTCCGATTACCGGGCGGAGTCGTGTCCACAGTTGCTGAGCCGACATCACCGACAAGAATCCGAGAGCCCGCCAGTTATTTTACGCCATTCACAAAATCAAGCAAATATAAAATCTAGGTGGGCATAGTTTGCTTATGATATCAGTGGTGTGAACCTTTGTTATGTTTTCAATTAATTATGAATTTATAAATTATTAATATCAAATCTGATGATTTTCATTGATAATTATTGTAACTAATCAATAATTAATCGACTTGATTTTGTTTTGTCAATTACTTCATCGTTGGCTcagcagcagtggttttcaaacCTACATTTTCCATCTTTCCAAAACCTATACTTTTTCCCTTTAATATCCCCAAGTCCAAGCCTGTCCTCTATTCAAAGTGTAAACACTTGCTCCAATCCATTAGTACCGACCCTCTATCTGATTTCTTGTGATCTCTCTCAACTAACAGTTCACTTTAAAGTAGTTGACATGTGTTGTTGAATGACTCGCATACTGTGTATCAGACTCCTTCTGCAGTGGTTCTGTTGCCTGAAAGTAGGAAGCTTACTTTTGAAAGTAGGGCTGCTTACTTTGAAAGTAGGAAGCTTACTTTTGAAAGTAGGGCTGCTTACTTTGAAAGTAGGGCTGCCTACTTTTGAAAGTAGGGCTGCCTACTTTTGAAAGTAGGGCTGCCTACTTTTGAAAGTAGGGCTGCCTACTTTTGAAACTAGGGCTGCCTACTTTTGAAAAAAGGGCTGCCTACTTTTGAAAGTAGGGCTGCCTACTTTTGAAAGTAGGGCTGCCTACTTTTGAAAGTAGGGCTGCCTACTTTTGAAACTAGGGCTTCCATCATCTAAAAGTAGGGCTGCCTGCTACTTGTACACAATTTTCCCAAATTGTAGGGGTTGTGTACTAAAATTAGAGGGATTTTTTCTCTCACAAACTTGGGTCTCACTCAAGGCAATGTTGGCCGGAGCAGACTTTCAGCATGCAATATCACTGTGAGAGGAGCATTACTGTGTATAAATGTTGCATCTCTGAAGCACAAAGCATCAATGtaaatgttttaaaaatctgtctaccatacatgtacctttcaaGGAGTAGCCGGGCGAACACTTATCATATCAAACCTCTTTCCTAGAGTAGACATTGGTGTAGAAAACAGTGTTATATTAGCCGCAATTGAAAAATACTTGTGCTGACGGCCGATTGGTCAGGTCATATGTTGTCTTCTGTTGCCTTACAAACTGTTTTGATTTGCTGCAAATAGGTGGCTCTGAATATGAGTGTTTTCGCTAATTTTCAGTGTGAAAAATACATACGGACATGCGTACCAACCGAAACAGATTACAGACGTATGACAAGTCGAATGAAGGTGCGATAGAATTTCGATGAAAATtaatttttggtgattttggtGTGAATCCTAGTCAATGTCTTATGAATTTAATCTAAATACCTGCCAATAACTTACTCCCCAGGATGACAAATTACATCATTAACAGGAAAAAAACCTGGGTGAAATGTCACTTTGAAAATGGCACATTGATGTCATAAAGGTAGTTGACATTTAGCGCTGGCATCAGCAATGTTTGACCATGTCTGACTTCATGCCAAAAGGACATCTTTGCATATTGGTGCTACATTTATTGAATTTTTAGCAGGTTTTGTAAATGAGGTCAAAAGGTTCTTCTTCTTTCTTGAAAACATTGTCAGGATTCGCACTGAAACATCATTATGTCGGAGTGTTAGGCTTGTTTTCAAAACCACCACTGGTGTCGCCACCAGTTTGCTTGTCGCACTGTCACATATTGCTTTTGGTTTTGTAATCGTAATCCCACACTAGAGATCATGCTACTAAGAATGTATTGGTCATCCAATCGTTGACCTCTTTAATTTAATAGTGTGAATATTTATTTCATGTAACCTTGTGCAAACTGATCAAAACTTTCTGCTGCGAATAAGTCTGTGGGGCATTAGAGTCTTAATCATATAGACTTGAACTCCTGAGTTGTGTGGTCTCATAGATATTTCATAAAAGTTATTCATCAATCATCTTCACCAAGTACCTACATGTGTAAGTGGAAATCTTTGGTCAGTTTGCTTTCCTGCTCAATCCCAGCACAATCATATGTTTCAAGATTTCAGTGGAGTCCTACTTAGGTCATCCAGTCATCCCTCATAGCACATGTTGTATAGTTCTAGAATACATCAGTTTATCCATTGGACATTCtgacatttttcaaagttgTGGTTTCAATCATGGGAGCTGAACAGTTCGTCAGTGGGCCTGGACAGGGCCACATACCTAAGTCATATGGAGCGTTTCTCAAATTGAGGTATGCAGTGTCGGAAAATTAGCCAACTGTGGGCCTGGACAGGGCCACATACCTAAGTCATATGGAGCGTTTCTCAAATTGAGGTATGCAGTCTTGGAAAGTTAGCCTCAAAGAACCAAGAATCTTGCTTTGTGCTACACAAAGTAGATCTGTTGCTCAGCAGATGTCTCATCTCATCAATCAGCATATAAGCTTAGAACACATTACTTATAATGCAcattatgatttttcatttttaattaCAAACTGTGCCAGTTTTACTAATGTCCTTCGGAGGGtccagtaataaatattttgatttatCTCTAATGTCTGTGATACGAAAGTGATGAATGTTGCATAATTGAACACACTCACTAAATGCATTTTTAGAAGTTTTGGAGGGGGATACATGTAGATGGATTTGGTAGAGGCGTTTTTGACGGATGTATTTTCTATATGGATATGAAGTGTGGTGTTGGGCTTGGCTTTCTCCTTGGCATGTGTATAGTTTAGCTTCAGCTAGTCACAAATACATTCATCATGCTTGTAATGTATTCCTAAAACTTTAATCATCTCGTCAGCAGAATATCAACATAAACGTCATTGATGATGTTTCATAATCTTGAGTTTGTCAAGATTGTTAAAAGCAATGGGTTAATCTGAAACATATGTGGTTGTTCATGAACCTCACTTGTATCTGTTGTTAACAAGTGTTTGATGTTGTCCGTTCCAAGCTGTTTTCAGTTTGAACTCTGAAGGGTTCCCACTTTTAAGGAAAAAGTCCTTTGATCAGTTTTGAGTTTCGAAGCTTTGGTGCTAAGAACATCTAAAAACCCACTGATTTGACTTAAATTTGCctcattttcaaaagtgttTTGTTTGTTCTTGCAGATTAGTTGGAATGGAGAACGAACTCCGCCGTGAACAGACGGAGATGTCATCGATTCTGTCGCAGAAACAGAACGTGATAACGTCACAAGAAAAGCGCATCCATAACCTGGACGTTGCCAACTCTCGCCTCCTGGGGGCGCTGGGACAGCTGAAGGATCGTTATACAGTGCCAAGTCGAAATGGAATTGCTAACAGTAATATGCCAAGGGCGCAGTTGTCCATGACTGAGAGTGGCGAGTTTAAGAACAGTTCGTGTTAAGAATCTAATCAGGACATTGTGTTGAGAACTAGAACACGGAAGAAAGACCTCATAGATTGCTAAATAGTCTGGTGCGCCAAAGGCCTTAGATGTCCAGGTACTTGGTTTGTGCTGGATACGGTTGAGAGAAGACAGAGTGGCAAATTAGTCATCTTGCAATCATAAGTGATGTTCTGTTGTTGTTGCTtcagttgccatggtgatgTGGCATGTCATGTGATATTGTGTTGTCATATCACGTGGTTGCTATGGTTATGTGTAAACAGTTCTTGTTTCCATGGATACCAAGAGTGACGTCACTTTGAGTTTTAAAAGTACACAGCTACACTTTGTTATGGATTGTTCATTGTTGCTAAGGAGTTTTATGGTTGCTAAGCAACCACCTACTTGGAAAGTTGGATTAACAGGACCAGCATGAAAGTGGGTGTTCTGAAACACTCTTTGGGGAGAGGGAAACTTTGTCACTAGGCAGAAAGATCTGCAGACTTTTGGAAATGTTGGGACCAGTCACATTCAGCTTATTATTTGGATTTTAGAAAACAGTTTTCTGGTGATGACGAATTCAATTATgccttttaaaaaaattccgcACTCGTACCCTCGGATTAGTGTTTGTTAAGATGATATGAATTGAGGTATGATGATATGTTGGTTCCACCCTCAAAGGGTGGGGCCAGTAACTTCAAAGGCCTGATTATGTGAAATATTATGAATATACCCTATTGATGGCCAACTATAACCTGGTGCTATTAATTGTATTCAACTCTGGTGTTAAGTAGAGATCACGTTAGGGTTTTGTCTTCATGAATAAATACCTCTTTAGAGAGAAAGAAAGGGTTAATGTGTCAAGTTGACAAATCGATTTGTGGTGGAGGACAGTAAAAAGTCTGATGTTGTTTCAGTGGGCGATAACGCTTGCACGAGCAGTAGAAAGTGATTGGGCTCTGAATTGATTTACTCTCCTAAATCACTGAAGCAAtacattctccaaagcagagtCGTCTTATACAGTGTTAGTGAGGTAGTGTTTTATCTGTTATATATGTACACATATTGTGGTGTTTTAACCCTGCTTTGGAGAGTGCACCCTGAAGGCATCCCATGTACTTGATCGTATCGGacttaattcaaattcaatcatgTATAATTGTTTCCGCAAACCTCGTGCACAACTTTTCTGAACTGAAATATTAGTTGCATGTCTCGATATTGTCATGAAATAGCCTATGCCAGAGTGGCGCATGGTTGCAGCTCCACCAAGTTCTCGAGAGTTTATACAAAGGTACcttgattgtgaaaaaaatatatgcACTTGCTGTTGATTATGAGAAGATAAAGGCCTGCTGTATCTGTACTGATTTCCCTAGATTTGTTAAGAAGATATACCGATTTCCCTAACTTTTGAGAGGAGATATACTGATTTCCCTAACTTTTGAGAGGAGATATACTGATTTCCCTAGATTTTGACAGCAGATATGCTCGATTCCCTAGTTTTAAACAAGCAATACACTTTAATAAAGAGTTGTCTTGTTTTGCAATGAATCGCTTCACTTTTAAGGCTGCACTGGAAATCTACCCTGTTCTATGCACATCTTTTCTAAGGAAGATTTTGATAATATGTTTGTAACCTCCTTAGGCAAGGGTTTGGGGTGTCTCTTCTTCTATACTCAAAGCCTTCTATCAAATGCAAGTGTCCCGGTGCTCAATTGAATGAATATACTGGTCTTGGGCTAAAATAGACTTGCCCAAATCTTTCTCAGATGCATTTTAGGGTGTAATGTGCTCATTCCACCCCTCAATTTTACCAGTCACGAAATATTGGGCCGTTCTATTGTTACTAGAAATCAGTTCTGCACTGTCTTACATGTATTGTCAGTCAGTTGGGCACCATgagtatgtcatgtatgtgagGGTTACCGGAATCCTATAAAAATGTGCTTCAGGACCATATCAAAAGTTAGTGATACCGAAAAACCATAAAATAGTACTCTGTAAACTTTCGTTTGCCATTATTGTTTATTTGGTCATGCTATACCTGAGTAAAAAGTAAAAACCGATCTAAGCTAGCTTATTTCTTTGTCTCCAAGCAAGAGAGATGGGTATTTTTTGTATCATGTAGCGTCAGTGTATTACCACTGACTTGGTGTATATATGTATTATGCATTTATTATGTTCGTTATGAACATGATGTAATTTAAGTAAAACGTATCTCTTTCACATGAAATACTGGTGTTGACTTGTTCTTTGGTCTGTCACTCATTGATCCTCGCTTGAATGAGGAGATTCCCATCCCGAGAGAGCTCCATAGGAAACAAGAACCCCAGAAGAAAATTGGTTTCTGGGTGTCTGCAAGCTAAAATTAGCTAGACACAGCcaaaccagaagtattaaggtagcaggaaggggtgggtgtttgtggtttccgagtgtgagggggtaaaggggtgtctgttgactgtgctttaagagagactaggcattaacgcacagtcaacagacaaccatgcgatatggaccattctggaAAAACTCCatgaggaaggtatgctcattagcataatctattattagcccctgctcgaggtaatcttgcgcagtgttgcttctgcccacatacaaCGTGCTGaaaaacgtctcgtacaaagaaagTCTGGCATGCGTCAGACTAATAAGTAAacaacttctggctgcgcgagaccactgataaaaatgaccattgcagagactctgtgacgtaggcatatattttttacaattaaaaatgctctcaaaagacgatatggaatgattattcaTTAACATTTGccgaactatataccttctaattatcactttacataaataggtcggcgtaAGGTctcgtgcttttctttcctcgtgacaatatacggCAAAAGTCCATAATGAggtcacggtgacccgttataaatgtttcgccagcttcgctattttgccgctacgaggcgcgttgggtccttgcgtcaaggtcaaggaggataccgcggtgacgtcacatcacgtgatcccgacccatattagtgatcgctatggccaatcagattcagtctactgacagcaccagcactgaacacatctccacgtctcactgtctggagcgctcctgtacacaaaaacaccaatagacatgaaatattgcaatacctagtatggattcttcctgtgtaaaataaaatttacagagcagattaacttccacgaataaaaaagacgtttggcgtggccaaagtgcggaaataatgtctccgctaaaatacactacgaaatacactaatcaatgcactacgcaatatacagtagagatgcagttgagtttgttattgttttgacttagaagctcgcccatatcataatatattcatgtattcatgaagtatgaactcatttctgtcacatacaactctaagaacagtcaatttctccttaaatcatcaccgaaaccgcgatatccgcaggaagatttcgttctagtgtccgaaaatgcatgatcttacaggggcgctaactcgacaaatagaggggatctatggggatctatgcgagttttaggtataacaggtctcgaacttgtaaatctgtaaacatgactccaaatcccattatgataatgaagagattgccccatatctgggagactgttttgaaaccatcgctaattttggaagatcggtgcccggctatttggtttaaaaaaccctatttttccccatcaaaacagcacttttcattattcaaatgatagcttattgtctgaagacttatttcatagcagaaaagtactaataactctgatttgatgcgaaaaatctaacttttttgatgacttgattttcccttggccgtggatcgagtttgtttacaatatgcagcgccatcttggaaaaagccgtgacgtcaccgcagtATCCTCCTTGCgtcaaggttgtgactgtctttccGCATCGAAACAAGTGGTGCCCTTTTTAATTAACAACCCAGTATGTCACCATCCCCACTAATCACCTTCGAATACATCCACCAGCCTCCCTCCCATCCAGCAGTGTTCATTGCAGAAGTATGTTTCTTTCCTGAGACGtccactgatgcttgtcttcaagacaggttgttcccccaatgcactgtcGCTTAGAGCTAGCACTATTCTGTCTTCAGGATGGGTAGTTCCCTCAATACACCAGAGCTAGTGCTGATCCGTCTTCAAGATGGAGTGCCCCAATTTGCCATCAcccagagcaagcactgatctgtctccaagATGGGCTGTGCCCCCAATACAACAGCGCCAACACTGATCTTTCTTCAGGATGGGTTGTTTCAATCGCCCAATGCACTATACtcccagagctggcactgatgTTTGTCTCCAATGTGGGTTGTTCTCCTAGCGAACCATCtaccagagctagcactgatctgtcttcaagatgggttgttccccttGTGCTATATCACCCAGAGCTGGCTGCCTGCAGATAGGTTGTTCCCTTCAGTACACCTACCATCAACATCGAGGAAAGTTTATGAAGCTGAGGTTGTCTGCAAGTGGAATTCTCTCATACGGGAAGGCAAGAGACGTGATTTGCCTTGCGTGAGGACCGAATTCAGTGCAGCTGTCTCGTTAGCCCATTAAAATGGGCTTCGATCCGCTCTGTACGCTGTTCACTTA of Lineus longissimus chromosome 17, tnLinLong1.2, whole genome shotgun sequence contains these proteins:
- the LOC135501089 gene encoding ras GTPase-activating protein nGAP-like isoform X12, which translates into the protein MGQEESTLCSKTKRNQASASSVDAYIKSSTLDARTPTSTPSPAETSYERAIAGSLDRRCSIPIVTEPSNSDENMEGSSSPASRFANFFTKKGFKSNLKRTKSVTKLDRKRAGSALEHDPGSKGSSLKRSFSLGRISRKTAEASSTTSTSHKPPDENKLRPPIPTRMRTSRSHESLLIAPSMFHTVDLSAKDTDVRPLHQSLLNQNHCFQVSNKSCHKYYSCRSAAEREKWLQSLRKTMSPNQDQMRRVNNSLQLWVLEAKNVTTKKRYFCEICLDRTLYARTSSKTKGDMLFWGEHFDFNNLPDVEIITVNIYKEAEKKRKKEKNLLLGYINIPVHEVRNRTLVERWYTASSGLVGKGKENKGELPLIRIKARFQTVNILPMEMYQDLIQCLSEDYQTLVDVLEPLVSVKAKEEVATSLVHVFQRLNKVKDLLTNIVMVEIDRLENEHMTFRGNSIATKSIEAFMKLVGEKYLQDTLSEFVKTIIDAPDDCEVDPTRLANPQSLQRNQTNLVMYCEMAWCKIINSFCYFPKELKEVFASFRECCVERNREETCDNLISASIFLRFLCPAILSPSLFGLSQEYPNEKAARNLTLIAKTIQNLANFTKFGGKEEFMTFMNDFVEQEWGTMKSFLRKISTREETTNLLEFDGYVDLGRELSILHSLLIETLDKVFTLQPGEARLTRLTTTLARVTDALDNPSQTLKRKPSSGGAANYDNLSLYSSSSSTKENDTPKLNMRDYNDADLSRVNDKSVMQNLARAHRSYSLTGGSRSGVAHDLNTADDYVLFGALEENPNLSPSTSNRAEIKDLKANEHKLNQSWNQMLKAAEVVNGDVMDLIAFVDEGHGEGPNTSLDQDNGSQISISQVSNVASSGYQSFGYSQSSSPVDPSVLHSDQLTNSNTNSNRSPVTQQRTQPLSFSNPVYRLNAGLAKLPKPSKASRSSSVSSEDDGILLTRMPTPPKNVSSKPPTDLAVPRMNTINSASEECLTMPPSGLQRHHRSASLTSAPGFYRSVSNSTSPLSPNHPMANQEGFWYKEGNLQTNNLSQSVDLTSYNHHNQQQQRRPMRRTSTDTVISQSQYQYPDGRGATSPPESPRYGSLTYSQRRASLPQNNVRMGVRIVQRKLHEQEKTKEQVMEESWYESELNALSKMLAETQHKLQDAECRLTQQDSSKTDLMREWQQRLVETESAVKRQQMEKEEQSKHLIQRYSGRSESHLQETQLRQQQQQQQLQRPYSDYRAESCPQLLSRHHRQESESPPVILRHSQNQANIKSRLVGMENELRREQTEMSSILSQKQNVITSQEKRIHNLDVANSRLLGALGQLKDRYTVPSRNGIANSNMPRAQLSMTESGEFKNSSC